Proteins from one Cicer arietinum cultivar CDC Frontier isolate Library 1 chromosome 3, Cicar.CDCFrontier_v2.0, whole genome shotgun sequence genomic window:
- the LOC101512699 gene encoding LRR receptor-like serine/threonine-protein kinase RPK2 has translation MALVFPLLLSLLFHPFLLFFTTYHANAFNSSIHNDALPLLTFKHFVSSDPSNLLAGWTRSSSSSLCRWHGVTCGGGDGRVTILRVTGLRGGELASSIGDISELRVLSIPGNMFSGEIPTSLVNLRELEVLELQGNNFSGRLHFQMSYLESLIIVNLSGNAFSGSIPNGMVFSRNVKIVDLSNNQFSGSIPLNENGFISSCDSLKHLKLSHNFLSGEIPPQIGKCRNLRTLLVDGNILEGRIPREIGYAVELRVLDVSRNSLTGRIPRELVNCLNLSVLVLTDLLDDRNGGNDEGSLEDSFRGEFNAFVGNIPHEVLLLSSLRVLWAPRANLGGRLPAGWTDSCSLRVLNLAENYVAGVVPGSLGMCKNLTFLDLSSNNLVGHLPLQKLRVPCMTYFNVSKNNLLGTLPGFRKERCKVGGIIALEPAFLELEGLNDAYFNIPVLRFQENAFIGSSGFEEITVVTHDFSWNGFVGPLPLFFLGDAHLTANRKVSYMLSLNNNKFNGTLPDQLVSNCNDLKTLSVNLSVNKLSGEVSQSLFLDCLQLKDFEAAYNQIDGSIGPGIGESLLLQRLDLRGNKLSGVLPNELGNLKNMKWMLLGGNNLTGEIPYQLGRLTSLLVLNVSHNVLIGTIPPTLSNATSLEILLLDHNNLSGEIPLSVSALSNLVQLDVSFNNLSGHIPHFQHTSDCDSYKGNKHLHSCPDSYFDSPTSRATAPLVDKNSHSHRGRKLRTVVIALAASAFAVLCTLLGIVLVICFRRSKFSRISSIRRREVVTFQIVPTELSYESVVTATGNFSIRYLIGTGGFGSTYKADLSPGFLVAIKRLSIGKFQGMQQFETEIRTLGRIRHKNLVTLIGYYVGKAEMFLIYNYLSGGNLEAFIHDRSGKNVQWPVIYKIAKDIAEALAYLHYACVPRIVHRDIKPSNILLDENLNAYLSDFGLARLLEVSETHATTDVAGTFGYVAPEYATTCRVSDKADVYSYGVVLLELISGRRSLDPSFSNYGNGFNIVPWAELLMTEGRCSELFSSALWESGPKEKLLGLLKIALTCTEETLSIRPSMKHVLEKLKQLKS, from the coding sequence ATGGCTCTCGTTTTTCCTCTTCTTTTATCTCTTCTCTTTCACCCCTTTCTTCTCTTCTTCACAACCTATCACGCAAATGCCTTCAATTCTTCGATTCATAACGACGCATTGCCCCTTCTCACCTTCAAACACTTCGTCTCTTCCGACCCTTCAAATCTCCTCGCCGGTTGGACTCGGAGTTCCTCTTCCTCTCTCTGCCGCTGGCACGGCGTCACTTGCGGCGGTGGAGACGGCAGAGTAACAATCCTTCGCGTCACCGGTCTTCGAGGTGGTGAATTGGCTTCTTCAATCGGAGACATTTCGGAGCTTCGCGTTTTGTCTATTCCCGGAAACATGTTCTCCGGCGAGATTCCGACGAGTTTAGTGAACCTCCGGGAACTCGAGGTTCTTGAGCTTCAAGGTAACAACTTTTCAGGGAGATTACACTTTCAGATGAGTTATCTTGAATCACTTATCATTGTTAATCTCTCTGGTAATGCTTTTTCTGGTTCTATTCCTAATGGGATGGTTTTTTCTAGAAATGTGAAAATTGTTGATTTGTCTAATAATCAATTTTCTGGTTCAATTCCTTTGAATGAAAATGGTTTTATTAGTAGTTGTGATTCTTTGAAGCATTTGAAGCTTTCTCATAACTTTTTGAGTGGTGAGATTCCACCCCAAATTGGGAAATGTAGAAACTTGAGAACCCTTTTGGTTGATGGAAACATTTTGGAAGGTAGAATCCCTCGTGAGATTGGTTATGCTGTTGAACTTAGAGTTCTAGATGTTTCTAGAAACAGTCTCACTGGAAGGATCCCTAGGGAGTTAGTTAATTGTTTGAATTTGTCTGTGCTTGTGCTTACTGATTTGCTCGATGATCGCAATGGCGGTAATGATGAGGGAAGTTTGGAGGATAGTTTTAGAGGTGAATTCAATGCTTTTGTTGGGAATATTCCTCATGAAGTTTTGTTGCTTTCGAGTTTGCGGGTTTTGTGGGCGCCTAGAGCGAATCTTGGTGGACGGTTACCTGCTGGATGGACAGATTCATGCTCTCTAAGAGTACTCAATTTGGCAGAGAATTATGTTGCTGGTGTTGTGCCTGGGAGTTTAGGGATGTGTAAGAATTTAACTTTCTTGGATTTGAGTTCTAACAATTTGGTTGGACATCTTCCTCTGCAGAAGCTTAGGGTTCCTTGTATGACGTATTTCAATGTAAGCAAGAATAATTTATTGGGCACACTTCCGGGATTTAGGAAAGAAAGGTGTAAAGTGGGTGGCATTATTGCGCTAGAACCTGCATTTCTAGAATTGGAAGGTTTGAATGATGCATACTTTAACATTCCTGTTTTGAGATTTCAAGAGAATGCTTTCATTGGATCGTCAGGTTTCGAAGAGATTACTGTCGTTACCCACGATTTCAGCTGGAACGGTTTTGTGGGACCTTTACCTTTGTTCTTTCTCGGAGATGCTCATTTAACTGCAAATCGGAAAGTCTCCTATATGCTGtctttgaataataataaattcaatgGAACTCTACCGGACCAACTAGTTTCAAACTGTAATGACCTCAAGACATTGTCGGTTAACCTGAGTGTGAACAAACTATCCGGTGAGGTTTCCCAATCTTTGTTTCTCGACTGCCTGCAGTTGAAGGATTTTGAAGCAGCGTACAATCAAATTGATGGATCAATTGGACCTGGTATAGGTGAGTCGTTGTTGCTTCAGCGTCTGGATTTGCGCGGGAACAAACTATCTGGAGTACTTCCAAATGAGTTAGGAAATCTGAAAAACATGAAATGGATGCTTTTAGGAGGAAACAATCTTACAGGTGAAATTCCTTACCAACTTGGTAGATTAACTTCACTTCTTGTTTTAAATGTATCACACAATGTTCTAATTGGAACAATTCCACCAACTTTGTCAAATGCCACGAGTCTTGAAATTCTGTTGCTAGATCACAACAACCTTTCAGGGGAAATACCTTTATCCGTTTCTGCTCTTTCGAATCTTGTTCAACTAGATGTGTCTTTCAACAATCTTTCGGGTCATATTCCACACTTTCAACACACTAGTGATTGTGATTCCTATAAAGGGAATAAACACCTGCACTCTTGCCCCGACTCGTACTTCGACTCGCCCACTTCTCGCGCAACAGCTCCTCTTGTGGACAAGAATTCACACAGTCATAGAGGGAGGAAATTAAGGACTGTGGTTATTGCCTTGGCTGCTTCTGCTTTTGCGGTTCTCTGCACACTTTTGGGAATAGTGTTGGTGATTTGTTTTAGAAGGAGTAAATTTAGTCGGATTAGCAGTATACGAAGGCGAGAAGTTGTGACATTTCAAATTGTCCCAACAGAATTGAGTTATGAGAGTGTAGTCACGGCCACCGGAAATTTCAGCATCCGGTATCTTATCGGCACGGGAGGCTTTGGTTCAACTTACAAGGCAGATCTATCACCAGGTTTTCTTGTTGCCATAAAGAGACTGTCCATAGGTAAATTTCAAGGCATGCAACAGTTTGAAACAGAAATAAGGACGCTCGGGAGAATTCGACACAAGAATCTTGTGACTCTAATCGGCTATTACGTAGGAAAGGCCGAAATGTTCTTGATTTACAACTACCTATCTGGTGGAAACCTTGAAGCTTTCATACATGACAGGTCAGGGAAAAATGTGCAATGGCCGGTTATTTACAAAATAGCGAAAGACATAGCGGAGGCTCTTGCTTACCTTCATTACGCTTGTGTTCCTCGCATAGTTCACCGAGATATCAAGCCTAGCAACATTTTACTCGATGAAAATCTTAATGCCTATCTGTCTGATTTTGGCTTGGCACGACTGCTTGAGGTATCTGAGACTCATGCTACTACTGATGTGGCAGGCACATTTGGTTATGTTGCGCCCGAATATGCCACTACTTGTAGGGTTTCTGACAAAGCTGATGTTTATAGCTACGGCGTAGTGTTATTAGAATTGATATCCGGAAGAAGGTCGCTTGATCCGTCGTTTTCTAATTATGGAAATGGATTCAATATAGTACCATGGGCGGAGCTGCTAATGACTGAAGGTCGTTGTTCGGAGCTATTTTCGTCTGCTTTGTGGGAATCAGGGCCTAAGGAAAAGTTGCTGGGGCTTTTAAAGATTGCATTAACATGCACAGAAGAGACTCTTTCTATTCGACCGTCGATGAAGCATGTTCTTGAGAAATTGAAACAGTTGAAAAGTTGA